CAGCTGCTCGACGGGCAGCTCGTAGCGATGAGCCCGCAGAAGGCGCCGCACGCCGGCATCGTGGAAGCGCTCAACGAGCGGCTCGTGCCCGCGCTCGTCGGCACGGCGCGGGTGCGGGTGGGCCTGCCCATGGCCGCCGGCGAGCACTCCGAGCCCGAACCCAACCTTGCCGCGGTCCGAGCCCCGCGACCGCCACCCTGAGCGCGCCCTGCTGGTCAT
This portion of the Egibacteraceae bacterium genome encodes:
- a CDS encoding Uma2 family endonuclease, with translation MTPPTASADVEYNLLIEQGVFDTDERVQLLDGQLVAMSPQKAPHAGIVEALNERLVPALVGTARVRVGLPMAAGEHSEPEPNLAAVRAPRPPP